Within the Candidatus Rokuibacteriota bacterium genome, the region CGGAGGCCGGCGATGGTGGGCATGCGCGGATCGTCCCAGCCGCTGACGTGCCCACCCTCGACGAGCTGCAGCAGCTTGCGCTTGCTCATCACCGTATGCGACAGGTTGAGCCGGGCGAACTCGATCTGCTGCGGATGGAAGATGCCGAGCGTGTCGAGATACCAGTCGTAGAGCGGGCGGTGGTCCTCGTACTCCAGCGTGCAGATGGAATGCGTCACGCCCTCGATCGAATCGGACTGGCCGTGCGCCCAGTCGTACATCGGGTAGATGCACCACGCATCGCCCGTGCGCTGGTGCGTGGCCTTGCGGATGCGGTACATGACCGGGTCCCGCAGATTGATATTGCCGGAGGTCATGTCGATCTTCGCCCGCAGCGTCTTGGTGCCGTCGGGAAACTCGCCGGCGCGCATGCGACGGAAGAAGTCGAGGCTCTCGTCCACGGAGCGATTGCGATACGGCGATTCCCGCCCCGGCTCGGTGAGCGTGCCACGGTACTTGCGGATCTGATCGCCGGTGAGGTCGTCCACGTACGCCTTGCTCTTGCGGATGAGCTCTTCCGCCCACTCGTAGAGCCGCTCGAAGTAGTCGCTGGCGTAGTAGAGGTGCGCGCCCCAGTCGGAGCCGAGCCAGCGGACGTCTTCCATTATGGCGTCCACGTACTCCTGGCTCTCCTTGGTCGGGTTGGTGTCGTCGAAGCGCAGATGGCAGCGGCCGCCGTAGTCCTGCGCCAGCCCGAAGTCGAGGTAGATGGCCTTGGCGTGGCCGATGTGCAGATAGCCGTTCGGCTCGGGCGGGAAGCGCGTGATCACCTTGCCGCCGAAGCGGCCTTCGCGGTTGTGCGCCTCGACGATCTCGCGGACGAAGTTGGACGCGCGGGTCTCTCCGGCCATGGGGCAAATCGTATCACGGACCAGGTGCCCGTCTCTTCCCCGACCGTGCCGAGGAGGCGCTTGACGGGGGGCACGATCGCGGGCAGCACCATGACGGTGAGCGCGATCACGAGCAGGGCGGTGGCGAGGGGGCGCGTGAAGAGGATGTCGAAGCGCCCGTGGGAGAGGAGCAGGGACTGGCGCATAGGGCGGACAAACGCTGCGACCTCGGCTCCCTCGCCGCGCGAGAGAGCACCGACTGAGCGGGAGGATAACGGGCCACGTTCAAGGGCTCTGCGCATCCGGATTCGAGCGGGCGCGTCCGACGCCATCGACACAACCGGTAGGCGTAAGTGTATGCGGGTGGATACACCAAGTGCTGGACTTGCTTACCAATGGCTTCCACCCGCCCCTGGGCAGCAACAGTGGTGGCGACCAGTCGGATCCCCATCTTTTCCGCTTGACAGCCTCGGCGGGGTGACGCGGTCATTCGGCGGCAGCCCACCGCAAGTGCCGGCCCAGCGGCACGCACGCGTCCACCGGCGCGTGGTCGGGCGGGACCCGATCAAAAATCATCTCGCGCCACGAGATCTCGCGTCCCGGGCCTTCTCCGGGAGGTCGAAAATCAGGGTGTAGAGTCGCCTCAGTAGAAGGGGGGCTCGCCATGCCGATTTATTCGCCTGCTGCTCATCACACCTCGGAGTTGGACCGGCTCGGCGACGAGATCGCCGAGCTGTCCGCGCACCTCGACGCCGCCACCGCGCGGCTTCTCTCCATGATCCGGGAGTTCGACGCACGCGGCGGATGGAACACGGGCTTTCGCTCCTGCGCTGCCTGGCTCTCCTGGCGGGTGGGGCTCGATCTGGGCGCGGCGCGTGAACGGGTCCGGGTCGCGCGCGCCCTCGAGACCCTGCCGCTCGTCGCCGAGGCCCTTGCCCGTGGGCAGGTGTCGTACGCCAAGGTCCGCGCCATCACCCGCGTGGCCGCGCCGGAGACCGAAGCTCGACTGCTGGCGGTGGCGCGCGCGGGCACGGCCTCCCAGGTCGAGCGGATCGTACGCGGCTGGCGTTCGGTAGACCGGCGGGCCGAGGCTCGGGAGACCGCGTTACGGCATGCGGGCCGAGCCCTCCACGTGCACCAGGACGTGGACGGCATGGTGGTCCTCCGGGGGCGGCTCGAACCTGAAGTGGGCGCGCTGCTCATCCAGGCGCTCACGGCCGCGCGCGAGACCCTGTACCAGCGGGCCCGGGTGCCGGACGGGGCGGGTGGGCACGGAGACGTTTCCGCGGAAACGCCCACGAGGGCCCAGCAGCAGGCCGATGCCCTGGCGCTCCTCGCGGAGACGGCCCTGCACCAGGGGCTCGATCCCGGCGCCCCGGGCGAGCGCTACCAGGTGGTGGTCCACGTCGACGCCCAGGCGCTGGCCGAGCCGGATCAGCCGGGCCAGTCGGTCCTCGAGGACGGCGCGCGCGTTTCCGCAGAAACGTCCCGGCGCCTGGCCTGTGACGCCAGCCGGGTGGTGATGCGCCATGACAATGCCGGGCGCCTGCTGGAGATCGGAGCCCGGACCCGGACGATTCCCCCCGCCTTGCGGCGGGCGCTCTGCCACCGCGACCGAGGCTGTCGCTTCCCGGGCTGCGGCGGCCGTGTCACCCAGGGACACCACCTCCGCCACTGGGCGCAAGGCGGCGCGACCACGCTCTCCAACCTGGCTCTGCTCTGTCGCCGGCATCACCGGGCGGTGCACGAGGAGGGCTATCGGGTCGAGCGCGGGCCGGACGACACGCTTCGGTTCCGGCGGCCGGATGGCCGGCCCTTGCCCGAGGTGCCTCTGTCGGCCGCGGTGCCCGCGGATCCGGTCGGCGCGCTCCGGGCGCGTCACGACGGGCAGGGCCTGCGGGTGCACGCGCGGACGGGATGCCCCGGCTGGCTCGGGGAGCGGCTGGACGTGGGTTGGGCGATCGACGTGTTGCACCCGTTGGCCGCGAGACCGAGACCATGTCCGCCACTCGAACAGGGATCGCCACCCGTCAGCCGGGTGGCTGAGCCACCCCCGTTCACCGAGTAGATGTCAAACATTTCCGGACAAGCTATCTTAGCGGCAATGCGACTAACTCCGACTGCGATCAAGGGTTCTCTCGGTATTACGCCCCTGTCTGTCGGTGATCGTCGCGCCGTTCCCCCCAGAAACTGGGCTTGGCGGCCTTTGACGAGTTGTGCTCGTCTCGAAAGCGGGCATACGCCGAGCCGATATCATCCAGAGTGGTGGGGCGGTCAGATCCCGTGGATTTCGCTCACTGATATCCGAGAGCTCGACGGAAAGATTGCCCAAGAGACGAGGGAATATACAAACAAAGAGGGAATCGCGAACTCTTCCGCACGGGTTCTGCCTGTGGGCACGGTAGTGCTGTCTCGCACGGCGTCCGTCGGTTTTGTCACGACTATGGGGCGCGAGATGGCGACCAGCCAGGATTTCGTGAATTGGGTTTGTGGGCCCGATCTCGACCCGCGTTTCCTGGCCTACCTGTTTCGCGCCTCCCGCGCGTATCTCCGTAGTCTCTCGAGTGGAGCGATTCATCAGACGATTTACATGCCGACAGTTGCAGCGTTCGAGGTTTGTCTCCCTGACCTGAAGGAACAGCAGAGGATCGTTTGCTCGTTGGACGAACAGATCGCGGCGGTCGAGCGGGCGCGGGCCGCGGCCGAGGCCCAGCTCGAAGCCGCCAAAGCCATCCCCGCCGCTCATTTCCGTTCAGTGTTCGATGGCCCCGCGGCCCAGGGGTGGACTAGAAGGCGTGTCTCCTCACTCTGTAGAGCCATCGACTACGGCTACACAGCCAGTGCGGACTTCGGAGCGGTTGGGCCTCGCTACCTTCGCATCACCGACATCCAAGACGGCAAGATTGAGTGGGCAAGTGCCCCTGGTTGCCACATCTCCGCCGCGGATGAGAGGTCGAAGACTCTAGCCGACGGTGACATCGTGTTCGCGCGGACAGGGGCAACAACAGGAAAGAGCATTCTGATCAAGCAACCACCCCGGGCAGTATTTGCCTCGTACCTGATTCGCCTCCGACCCACTGACGATGTAAGTCCAGACTATCTGTACTCCTTCTTCCAGAGCGATGGCTACTGGCGGCAAGTCCGGGCGTTGGCACGGGGCGGGGCCCAGCCAAACGTCAACGCCACACTCTTGGGTTCAATTGAGGTCCCGGTGTGTCCGCGGTTAGAGCAGGAGCGCCTTTGCGCGGAACTGGCGAGTAACGAGAGGATCGGGGATGCAGTTCGGCGGGCCTCTGAGCATCAGCTCGTTGCCGTGGATGCCTTGCCGGGGGCCCTCTTGCGGCGGGCGTTCAGCGGAGAGCTTTGAAAGGAAACGAAGGGCCGCTATTAAAGGTAGGGTCTGGTATTATCGCCTGAGGCCATGGACGATAATAGCCTTGGGTGCTATTTGCGGTGGCGAAAAGAGTGGGCGCTGTGACCCGGCCGGCGGCGCCGCCTGGGCACAGGGTGCCGCTCGCTGGCGGGGCGTGGGCTCATGTGCCCGCCCCCTTGCCGCCGGTGCTCGAGTGGACGCCGGCCCTGGTTACGGCCTTGTCAGAGGCGGACCGGCTGATCGGGCGCCTCGCCGGTGAAGGTGGCAGGCTCCCCAATCCGCATCTGCTCATCCGTCCGTTCGTCCGCCGCGAGGCGGTCCTGTCGAGCAAGATCGAGGGCACCCAGGCCACCCTGGGCGAGCTGCTGGCCGCCGAGGCGGGCATGGCGGTGGACCGGAGCCCGGCCGATCTCCACGAGGTGGGCAATTACGTTGTGGCGCTCGAGCATGGGATCGCGCGGCTCAAGACGCTGCCGCTCTCGCTGCGGCTGATCCGGGAGCTGCACGCCAAGCTGATGACCGGAGTTCGCGGGGATCACGCCAGCCCGGGCAATTTCCGCGAGACACAGAACTGGATCGGCAGGCCGGGCTCAGGGCCTGCGCAGGCGACCTACGTGCCTCCCCCGCCAGGGCTGGTGATGTCCTGCCTTGACGCGTGGGAGAAGTTCCTCCATGACCGGTCGCTGCCTCCGCTCGTGCAGATCGCGCTGGCCCACTACCAGTTCGAGGCCATCCACCCCTTCAGAGACGGCAATGGCCGTGTGGGCCGCCTCCTCATCACGCTGTTCCTGGTGGAGCGCGACATCCTGCCCACTCCGCTCCTCTACTTGAGCGCCTTCTTCGAGGCGCGGCGCCAGGAGTACTACGCGCGGCTTCAGGGCGTGCATGCGCGGGCGGAGTGGGAGACATGGCTCGCGTACTTTCTGGAAGGCATGGCGAGCCAGTCGGAGGACGCGCTCTCGCGGGCGAGCCGGATCAACACCCTGCTGGCGAAATGGCGCGACAAAGTCGTGGATGCCGGCCTTCCAGCGGCCGTGCGCCTGCTCGACGTGTTGGCCGAGAACCCGTACTGCACCGCTCGCGGGGCGGCGGCCCGGCTCAAGGTCGCGTTTACGACGGCCCAGCGCGCAGTCGCGAAACTCGAAGAGTTGGGCATAGTGCGACAGGCCAACGAAGCGAAGCGCGACCGCGTCTATTGCGCGACGGGGTTGCTCAAGATCCTCGAAGAGCCTGCGAAGGTGGCGGCTAAGGAGCACGCCTGATGGCACGCGGCGCGCGAAAGAACGGGAACGGCAAGCGGCTGGCAACGCAGCAGTCGGTGGATGCCGTGGTCAAGGGCATCTGCGACATCATGCGGCGGTCGAACTGTGCCGGGGCCCTCCAGTATGTGCCGGAGCTGACGTGGATCCTGTTCCTCCGGATCCTCGACGAGCGGGAGGCGCGAGAGCAGGAGCAGGCGGAGGCGGTGGGTGCGGAGTTCTCCCCGTCGCTCGCCTCGCCCTATCGCTGGTGCGACTGGGCGGCGCCCGATGGGCCGAAGCGGCAGGCCCTCCAGAGCGGCACGCTGGGCGCGGTCTTCGGCTTCGTCCACGGCGAGCTGCTGCCGTACCTGCGCGGGCTGAAGGACAAGCCCGGGGCGAGCCCGCGCCAAAAGGTCATCAGCGAGATCATGTCGAGCGTTGAGAAGACGCGGATCGACACGGAGAAGAATTTCCTCGACGTGGTCGACAAGGTCCACGAGATCAGCGCGGCCTCCGTGGACCCGACCCATGTCTTCACGCTCTCCCAGGTCTACGAGGGCCTCCTGCTCAAGATGGGAGAGAAGGGAAATGACGGCGGGCAGTTCTTCACGCCGCGCGAGGTCATCCGCGCCGTGGTGCGCGTGGTAGACCCGCGGATCGGCGAGAGCGTCTACGACCCCGGCTGCGGCACCGGAGGCTTCCTGGCCCAGGCCTACGAGCATATGGCCGGGCCGAGTAACGAGAAGATCGCCTCGCCGGATCAGTTGGAGACGCTGAAGCACCGCACCTTCTTCGGCCGGGAGAAGGACAATGCCATCTACCCGATCGCCCTGGCCAACCTGATCCTCCACAACATCGACGAGCCGCACATCTGGCACGGCAATACGCTGACGGGGGCCGAGACCTACGGCGGGCTTTTCACCGACGCGCCCGCGCTCTTCGACGTGATCCTGATGAATCCGCCCTTCGGCGGCAAGGAGGGCAAGGACGCCCAGACGCGCTTCGCCTACAAGACGGGCGCGACCCAGGTGCTGTTCCTCCAGCACGTGATCGACAGCCTCAAGCCGGGCGGGCGCTGCGGCATCGTGCTCGACGAAGGCGTGCTGTTCCGCACCAACGAGACGGCCTTTGCCCAGACCAAGCGGAAGCTGCTCGACGAGTGCGACCTCTGGTGCATCCTCAGCCTGCCCTCCGGCGCCTTCGTCAATGCAGGGGCCGGCGTGAAGACCAACCTGCTCTTCTTCACCAGGGGCAAGCCCACCGAGCGCATCTGGTACTACGACCTCTCCGACATCAAGATGGGGAAGAAGAGCCCGCTGACGCTCGGGCATTTCGAAGAATTCTTCCGGCTTTTGCGCACGCGGGGGGACAGCGACCACTCGTGGACGGTGGAGCGGAAGGAGATCGACGCGCGAGGCTATGACCTCAAGGCGGTCAACCCGCACGCCAAGCGCGATGAGGACACGCGGACGCCCGAGGAGCTGCTGGACATCATCGAGGCCAAGGGGCGGGAGGTGGCGGAAGCTTTGGCGGCGCTTCGGGAATTGACGGGAAAGAAGGTGTAGGTGGGGGAGAGGGGAGTGGGAGGTGGCGTGAAGCCGCGCTTGACAGCCCTCGGGCCGATTTAGTATT harbors:
- a CDS encoding glutamine--tRNA ligase/YqeY domain fusion protein; translation: MAGETRASNFVREIVEAHNREGRFGGKVITRFPPEPNGYLHIGHAKAIYLDFGLAQDYGGRCHLRFDDTNPTKESQEYVDAIMEDVRWLGSDWGAHLYYASDYFERLYEWAEELIRKSKAYVDDLTGDQIRKYRGTLTEPGRESPYRNRSVDESLDFFRRMRAGEFPDGTKTLRAKIDMTSGNINLRDPVMYRIRKATHQRTGDAWCIYPMYDWAHGQSDSIEGVTHSICTLEYEDHRPLYDWYLDTLGIFHPQQIEFARLNLSHTVMSKRKLLQLVEGGHVSGWDDPRMPTIAGLRRRGYTPAALRDFCDRIGVTKNDNTVELALLEHCVRDDLNKRALRRMAVLRPLKLIVENYPEGKVEEMDAVNNPEDPAAGTRKVPFSRELWIEQDDFREDAPKKYFRLALGAEVRLRYAYIVQCTDFKKNAAGEIIEVRCRYDPATLGGDSKGRSVKGTIHWVSAAHAAEAEVRLYDTLFAQAKPDDADDFRTALNPQSLSILPGARVEPALAAATPGALVQFERIGYFCVDTRHAAPGRPVFNRTVGLRDTWGKIEKAAG
- a CDS encoding DUF222 domain-containing protein, with product MPIYSPAAHHTSELDRLGDEIAELSAHLDAATARLLSMIREFDARGGWNTGFRSCAAWLSWRVGLDLGAARERVRVARALETLPLVAEALARGQVSYAKVRAITRVAAPETEARLLAVARAGTASQVERIVRGWRSVDRRAEARETALRHAGRALHVHQDVDGMVVLRGRLEPEVGALLIQALTAARETLYQRARVPDGAGGHGDVSAETPTRAQQQADALALLAETALHQGLDPGAPGERYQVVVHVDAQALAEPDQPGQSVLEDGARVSAETSRRLACDASRVVMRHDNAGRLLEIGARTRTIPPALRRALCHRDRGCRFPGCGGRVTQGHHLRHWAQGGATTLSNLALLCRRHHRAVHEEGYRVERGPDDTLRFRRPDGRPLPEVPLSAAVPADPVGALRARHDGQGLRVHARTGCPGWLGERLDVGWAIDVLHPLAARPRPCPPLEQGSPPVSRVAEPPPFTE
- a CDS encoding restriction endonuclease subunit S, translating into MRLTPTAIKGSLGITPLSVGDRRAVPPRNWAWRPLTSCARLESGHTPSRYHPEWWGGQIPWISLTDIRELDGKIAQETREYTNKEGIANSSARVLPVGTVVLSRTASVGFVTTMGREMATSQDFVNWVCGPDLDPRFLAYLFRASRAYLRSLSSGAIHQTIYMPTVAAFEVCLPDLKEQQRIVCSLDEQIAAVERARAAAEAQLEAAKAIPAAHFRSVFDGPAAQGWTRRRVSSLCRAIDYGYTASADFGAVGPRYLRITDIQDGKIEWASAPGCHISAADERSKTLADGDIVFARTGATTGKSILIKQPPRAVFASYLIRLRPTDDVSPDYLYSFFQSDGYWRQVRALARGGAQPNVNATLLGSIEVPVCPRLEQERLCAELASNERIGDAVRRASEHQLVAVDALPGALLRRAFSGEL
- a CDS encoding Fic family protein; this encodes MPAPLPPVLEWTPALVTALSEADRLIGRLAGEGGRLPNPHLLIRPFVRREAVLSSKIEGTQATLGELLAAEAGMAVDRSPADLHEVGNYVVALEHGIARLKTLPLSLRLIRELHAKLMTGVRGDHASPGNFRETQNWIGRPGSGPAQATYVPPPPGLVMSCLDAWEKFLHDRSLPPLVQIALAHYQFEAIHPFRDGNGRVGRLLITLFLVERDILPTPLLYLSAFFEARRQEYYARLQGVHARAEWETWLAYFLEGMASQSEDALSRASRINTLLAKWRDKVVDAGLPAAVRLLDVLAENPYCTARGAAARLKVAFTTAQRAVAKLEELGIVRQANEAKRDRVYCATGLLKILEEPAKVAAKEHA
- a CDS encoding N-6 DNA methylase, with protein sequence MARGARKNGNGKRLATQQSVDAVVKGICDIMRRSNCAGALQYVPELTWILFLRILDEREAREQEQAEAVGAEFSPSLASPYRWCDWAAPDGPKRQALQSGTLGAVFGFVHGELLPYLRGLKDKPGASPRQKVISEIMSSVEKTRIDTEKNFLDVVDKVHEISAASVDPTHVFTLSQVYEGLLLKMGEKGNDGGQFFTPREVIRAVVRVVDPRIGESVYDPGCGTGGFLAQAYEHMAGPSNEKIASPDQLETLKHRTFFGREKDNAIYPIALANLILHNIDEPHIWHGNTLTGAETYGGLFTDAPALFDVILMNPPFGGKEGKDAQTRFAYKTGATQVLFLQHVIDSLKPGGRCGIVLDEGVLFRTNETAFAQTKRKLLDECDLWCILSLPSGAFVNAGAGVKTNLLFFTRGKPTERIWYYDLSDIKMGKKSPLTLGHFEEFFRLLRTRGDSDHSWTVERKEIDARGYDLKAVNPHAKRDEDTRTPEELLDIIEAKGREVAEALAALRELTGKKV